In one Pseudarthrobacter oxydans genomic region, the following are encoded:
- a CDS encoding sugar ABC transporter permease, whose protein sequence is MTTLAKNPRSATGAAVSAAKPRGSLRRFGDLKIALLFIAPAMIGFVVFYVVPTIRGVYLSFTEYNILGDPTWVGVDNYTAIAKDPLFWNSLAVTGQYVFLNIVLQTALALGLALLMNRVAKSTLIRGALLLPWMMSNIIAALLWFWMLDYQIGVVNQFIEWAGLPRVAFFGSEEWAIPTQALINTWRHMGYTALLIFAGMQAIPGHVYEVAKLDGASPFQTFTKITLPLLRPVLVLVLVVTVIGSFQVFDTVAVTTGGGPVNATRVIQYYIYQRAFTESDFGYGSAIAVILFLILALVAFIQMKFLKGNESDLD, encoded by the coding sequence ATGACCACCCTTGCCAAAAACCCGAGATCCGCCACCGGCGCAGCGGTGTCTGCAGCCAAGCCGCGGGGCAGCCTCCGCCGGTTCGGCGATCTCAAGATCGCACTGCTGTTCATCGCCCCGGCAATGATCGGTTTCGTCGTCTTCTACGTGGTGCCCACCATCCGCGGTGTCTACCTCAGCTTCACGGAGTACAACATCCTGGGAGACCCCACGTGGGTGGGGGTGGACAATTACACGGCGATCGCCAAGGATCCACTCTTCTGGAACTCCCTGGCCGTCACAGGCCAGTACGTTTTCCTCAATATCGTCCTCCAGACCGCCCTGGCCCTGGGCCTGGCACTGTTGATGAACCGGGTCGCCAAGTCCACCCTCATCCGGGGAGCCCTGCTGCTGCCCTGGATGATGTCCAACATCATCGCGGCACTGCTGTGGTTCTGGATGCTGGACTACCAGATTGGCGTGGTCAACCAGTTCATCGAGTGGGCCGGCCTCCCCCGCGTCGCGTTCTTCGGCAGCGAGGAGTGGGCCATCCCCACCCAGGCCCTGATCAACACCTGGCGCCACATGGGCTACACCGCCCTGCTCATCTTCGCCGGCATGCAGGCCATCCCGGGCCACGTCTATGAAGTTGCCAAGCTCGACGGCGCTTCACCGTTCCAGACGTTCACCAAGATCACCCTTCCGCTGCTGCGGCCGGTCCTGGTCCTCGTCCTCGTCGTAACGGTGATCGGCTCCTTCCAGGTCTTCGACACTGTCGCAGTGACCACCGGCGGCGGGCCGGTCAACGCCACCCGCGTCATCCAGTACTACATCTACCAGCGGGCCTTCACCGAGTCGGACTTCGGCTACGGATCAGCCATCGCCGTCATTCTCTTCCTCATCCTCGCCCTGGTGGCCTTCATCCAGATGAAGTTCCTCAAGGGCAACGAGTCGGACCTGGACTAA
- a CDS encoding carbohydrate ABC transporter permease produces MTTTSRATLPAPARRRRPFNARRAGAWALIVLAIAVSILPFFWVLRTALSTNNALAANATSLLPAEFSFGAFLRVFGLQSPADAVAEGGSGAAINFWLYLRNSIIFSSITTAGAVFFSAMAAYAFARLRWKGRNAVFSLFLGTMLVPPIFTALPNFLLIKNLDLLNTMLGMVLPYIFMTPFAIFFLRQFFLNMSREVEEAAMLDGAKHLRIFFQIVLPNAAAPIATLALLTFIGQWNEYFWPLLVGSQDDVRVLQVGLGVFKSQSPQGAPDWSGLMAATLISALPVLVLFAAFGKKIVNSIGFSGIK; encoded by the coding sequence ATGACCACCACCAGCCGCGCAACGCTGCCGGCGCCAGCCCGCCGCCGTCGTCCCTTCAACGCCCGCCGCGCCGGCGCCTGGGCCCTCATCGTCCTCGCCATCGCCGTCTCCATCCTCCCGTTCTTCTGGGTCCTGCGCACGGCACTGTCCACCAACAACGCGCTTGCCGCCAACGCAACCAGCCTCCTTCCCGCTGAGTTCAGCTTCGGTGCGTTCCTGCGGGTCTTCGGCCTGCAGAGCCCGGCCGACGCCGTCGCAGAGGGCGGTTCCGGTGCAGCCATCAACTTCTGGCTCTACCTGCGGAACTCGATCATCTTTTCCTCCATCACTACCGCAGGCGCCGTGTTCTTCAGCGCGATGGCCGCCTACGCCTTTGCCCGGCTGCGCTGGAAGGGCCGGAATGCGGTCTTCAGCCTCTTCCTGGGGACCATGCTGGTCCCGCCGATCTTCACCGCGCTGCCCAACTTCCTGCTGATCAAGAACCTGGACCTGCTCAACACCATGCTCGGCATGGTCCTCCCGTACATCTTCATGACGCCGTTCGCCATTTTCTTCCTCCGGCAGTTCTTCCTGAACATGTCCCGGGAGGTGGAGGAGGCGGCCATGCTCGACGGCGCCAAGCACCTGCGCATCTTCTTCCAGATTGTGCTTCCCAACGCCGCCGCCCCGATCGCCACCCTGGCGCTGCTCACCTTCATCGGCCAGTGGAACGAATATTTCTGGCCCCTGCTGGTGGGGTCGCAGGACGATGTCCGCGTCCTGCAGGTGGGGCTCGGCGTCTTCAAGTCCCAGTCACCCCAGGGCGCACCGGACTGGTCCGGCCTGATGGCGGCAACCCTCATCTCGGCCCTGCCGGTGCTGGTGCTCTTCGCCGCCTTCGGCAAGAAGATCGTCAATTCCATCGGCTTCTCCGGCATCAAATAA